The sequence AACGATAGCACAGTGAGAATCGACGGTGAGGATGCCCGTCATATCGCCAAGGTAATGCGCGGCAAAGCAGGGGACAAGCTGATCGTCAGCGATGGTATTTCTCGCGAAGCATTAGTGGAAATTGCTATTATCGAAATTGGTGAAGTAACAGTGAATATTTTGGAAGCACTGGAGATGACCCATGAGCCACGGGTCAAGATTACGGTAGCCCAAAGCTTGCCCAAGGCGGACAAGATGGAGACGGTTATTCAGAAATGCACGGAGATTGGCGCCGTGTCCTTTATTCCATTTCTGTCAGAGCGCACAATCGTGCAATACGACGAGCGCAAGGAGAGCAAACGGCTGGAACGCTGGCGCAAAATTTGCAAGGAAGCAGCGGAGCAAGCTCACCGGAACATCGTGCCAGAGGTAAGCGCACCCTTGACATGGAAGAAACTATTACAGTCCTTCGGGGAATTTGACGCTGTTTATTTTTGCTATGAGAAGGAAGAGGGCATGCAACTGCGCAGTGCAGCAGCACCATGGGTATCTGCACTATCTCCAAAGTCCTCAGGCAAGGTGATGATTGTAGTGGGTCCTGAAGGTGGCTTCAGCCCAGAGGAATGTCTCGGAGCCGAGGAGGCAGGGGCGCTTTCCGTAGGTCTGGGACGGCGTATTCTGCGCTGCGAGACGGCGGGAATGGTTGCTGCTGCCTGCATTCTGTATGAATCGGGAGAAATGGGGGGAGCTTGAGTTATGTCATCCGTAGCATTTTATACATTAGGTTGTAAAGTTAATTTCTATGATACTGAAGCCATTTGGCAGCTGTTCAAAAATGAAGGCTACGAACAGGTCGATTTTGAAGGGCCAGCCGATGTCTATCTGATTAATACTTGTACCGTAACCAATACCGGAGATAAGAAAAGTCGCCAAATGATTCGGCGGGCCGTTCGCCGTAATCCAGAAGCCATCGTGGCTGTTACGGGCTGCTATGCGCAGACCTCTCCCGGCGAGATTCTGGACATTCCCGGTGTTGATCTCGTCATTGGCAACCAGGACCGCGACCAGATTATGACCCATGTGAAGAATATTCAGGCCACACGCCAGCCGGTCAACGCTGTCCGCAACATTATGAAGACGCGTGAATTTGAGGAAATGGATGTACCTGGCTTTGCTGACCGGACACGGGCTTTCATGAAGATCCAGGATGGCTGCAACAACTTCTGTACGTTCTGCATCATTCCGTGGTCGCGTGGTCTGTCCCGCAGCCGTGATCCCAAGAGCATTATCACTCAGGCTAAGCAGTTGGTGGCAGCTGGTTATAAAGAATTCGTCCTGACAGGTATTCACACCGGAGGTTACGGTGATGATCTTGAGAATTACCGGCTGTCCGATCTGCTGTGGGAGCTGGATCAAGTGGAGGGGCTGGAACGGGTGCGTATCAGCTCGATTGAGGCCAGTCAGATTGATGAGAAGCTGCTTGAGGTGCTGAATCGTTCCACCAAAATGTGCCGCCATCTACACATACCACTACAGGCTGGACATAACGAGGTGCTGAAAGCGATGCACCGTAAATATACGACCGAAGAGTATTATGCCAAAATCGGGCTGATCCGTCAGGCCATGCCGGATGTCGGCATTACAACAGACGTGATTGTTGGTTTTCCGGGTGAAACCGATGAGATGTTCCGTGCCGGATATGATTTCATGAAGGCGGTGGGCTTCTCGGAAATGCATGTATTCCCGTATTCCAAGCGGACGGGTACACCAGCGGCACGAATGGATCACCAAATTGATGAGGAGATCAAGAATGACCGCGTCCAGCAGCTGATTGATCTCTCTGAGGAAATGCAGCTGACCTATGCACGTACATTTGTCGGTCAGACAGTGAGCGTCATTGCGGAAAGATCGGCGAAAGGCGCACCTGGCCGGGCTGTACAGCATGGCTTTAGTGACAATTACCTGCAGATTCTTTTTAACGGTGATGATTCACTGCAGGGAGAGCTTTGCCAGATTAAAATAACTGAAGCCGGTGTTAACGAATGCCGGGGCGAGCTGGTTGGCATAAGTCATGACAGTCTGCAGACATCTGCTGGTTAAGGGATGTAGCTTAAACATTGCACCAAGGATTTCATTTCATTTTTGGAGATGGAATCCTTATTGAAAGATAAGAATTTATATGTCTTACACGATAACTTATGCTTATATTTCTCGAAGAAACGGATACCGTCCACAAAAGGATGGCAAAGCCGTTTCTTCTTGTTATCTATGAAGTTTAATTTTAAGAAAAGGAGGAACTTGTATGGTGTACAAGGAAATTTCGGCTGGTGGTGTTGTATATCGCAAGGGTAACTCAGGCTTGGAAATCCAGCTGATTGTGGACCGTTACGGCAAAGTAGCACTTCCTAAAGGGAAGATGGAAGTCGGAGAAACGGTTGAGGAGACGGCCCTGCGTGAGATTCTCGAAGAGACAGGTACCATTGGGGTAGTTATAGCACCCGTGGATATCATTAAATATACGTACCATCATCCGGTGCACGGTAAGGTGGATAAAGAGGTTCATTATTTTTTGGTGGAAGCTACGGGCGGCGTAACTGAGGCGCAACTTGCGGAGATCAGCGCTGTGGAATGGCATGAGCCGCTTAACGCCTGGGCGAGAGGAACTAGTAATTCTTACTCCAATAATATCCATATTTTGCGCAAGGCACTCACTCTACTGGGTATTAAGGTGCTCTAGTTACAAAGTCCTGAATTCAGTCTAAACCTGAAGGAATATGAGAATAAGGTAAACACTTGAGGGCTAGATGTCGATATAAGTGGAAGAGTGTGGAAAATAACATTATAGCCTAAGGAGAGAACTGATGACTGTGTACAGGAAAATGACGAAATTGCTCCTCATTATGATACTACTTGCTACTGCTGTTTTTCCGGTAAGCGTCTTGGCAGCTACGGGCGACGTCAACTCGATTGAATTTGATAGTTCGGCGAAAGTGGAGCTTATTGTGGGCCAAACGCCGAAGCAACTGAAGGTATATGCCAGTGTCGAAGGGTCTTCCTCCAAAAAGGATGTGACTGCCTCGACAGTATGGAGTTCCTCAAAAAGCAACGTTGTGCAGGTGGTCAATGGTCAGCTAACTCCACTGGTTAGTGGTACTGCTATCATTACAGCTACGTATAAAGATGCCCTCACCTCTGTTGAGGTATCTGTTACCTATCCCTATAAGGAATTGAAACTGGTGCCTAGCTCCACCGGCAACTATAAATTGGGTGACGATGAAGATCAATTGCTCGTTAAAGCCAGTGCTCTTGGTGGTAAGTCGGAGACTACCGACAATGATGTAACCGCTGATGCTGACTGGAGCAGTTCAAATACCAACGTATTGAGCATAACAGCAGGCAAGATTACGCTTGCGGGCGAAGGTACGGCAACGATCACTGCCAAATACAGGGGCTTGACAGCTACCTACAAAGCTACGGTGCAATTGCCTTACTCTGCGATTGAGCTTAAGGAGATAGTGAAAGGTACAATTGTTAAAGAGCTCGAAATGCTGAATGGAGACAACCCGTTGCAGCTGAGTGCTGTAACCCAAATCTCAGCAGTAAACGCAGTAAGCGAGGATATTACAAAGAAGGCTGAATGGAACTCCTCTAACGTGGCTGTGGCTACTGTAAAAGAAGGGTTAATTAAAGTGCTGTCCTCTGGTAAGACTGTCATCTCAGTTAATTACCTAGGCATTTCAGCTTCGGTTGATGTATATGTTCGTGCGCCTTTCGAAGCAATGCTGTTAACTCCCTCTGGAGATCATTCCTTGTTCATGGGTGAGAGCTTAGAGGTTGAGGCAGATGTGAGAGATGCAGCGAATTCAACAAAGCCTGTATCCAAAGAAGCGGTGTGGAGTTCTGATAATCAACTGGCGGCAACTGCAACAGTGGCGGCTGACGGGTTGTCTGCCGTCATTGCAGCTAAGGCAGTCGGAACCACGACGATTAAAGCGGAATACAAAGGAGTTAACAAAACCTTCAAGCTGACTGTATATCCAACGATTACAGCTCTGGAAGCGGAGAAGAATGAGAAGACGGATAAAACCGATCAGGAATTATATAAGGCAGACTCCGTAAGCTTGCCGAAGGTTAACGGAACGAAGCTGGATGAAACGAAGCTGGATCTCAGTCAGGAGATTACGTGGACATCTAGCAATGTAGACGTTGCTTTGGTTAAGGACGGCAAATTGGTCGCAGTATCAGCAGGAACGGCTAGCATTACTGGCAGGCTGAAGGGCGGGGATGTCTCTGCACCCTTAGCGGCTATCCGTTCTCAAAGCGTTGAAATAAAAGTAACGGTAAAGGATAAGGTGCTTATCCTGATTGGGCCTGAGGATAACTTGGGTCTTGTCACTGGTGAAGAAGAGGCGCTTCCCACGATTCAGGCGATTATGGAAAATGGTGAGGAACGAGATGTAACAGGAACGATCGAATGGACACTTACCGGTACAACTGCCGTTATCAAACAGACTACTACTGGTAAAGTCATTAAAGGTCTAGTGAAAGGTTCAGCGAGTTTAAAAGGTACCTATGCGAATATGACCATCAGCATTCCGGTTACGATTGAGCAAAAGGTCGTCAAGCTTGTAGTTGAACCAGCGACCTTGGAAATGAATATCAAAGGCTCCAAGTCGATCAAGGTGACTGGAACTTATTCCACAGGCAAAACGGCGAATTTCTCAGGCGGAATGAACTGGAACTCTTCAAATCCTGAGGTGGCTACCGTGACAGGTACCTCCGTTAAGGCTGTAGCCGAAGGAACGACTACATTAACAGGATCGTATCAAGGCATAGCTGCAACGGTCAAAATCACAGTTGTTCCCAAGCTGACTAAGGTGACAGTCAGTGAAACCAGACTGAAGCTGGCTTCAGGTTATACCAAAACCGTAGTTGTGACAGCACTTTACGACACCGGCAAAGAGGTAATTGTTACAGATAACGTTATCTGGACAAGCTCTAAGCCTTCTGTAGCGAAAGTGAACGCCTCTGGCAGTATTACAGCTGTGAGCAAAGGTACGGCATCAATTAAAGGTAAATTCGATAGCAAAACTGTGACTGTTTCGGTAACTGTGAATTAAATTATTGTATGGAGGTGCCGTCCATAAAGGGCGGCACCTCTTTTTTTTCTGGGAAAATCTCTATTTTAATAAATATATTTGTTGCCCTCTAGTAATTCCAACTAATCCGATGTATAATTCCAAAAACTACATGCACAGTAGCATGTGAATACGGTAGGAAGCTATACATTCATGGATCAAGGGAGATGGGATCGTTGGGGAAACATAAAGCGTTATCAATCAAGACGATTGTAGCTATTGGTATCGGTTCTGCGTTATTCGTTATTCTGGGAAGATTTGGCTCCATTCCGTCCGGTGTTCCCAATACTAACATTGAGACGACATACGCTTTGCTTGCATTGTTTGCGTTATTATATGGTCCGGTTGCGGGGGTGCTGATTGGTCTGATCGGTCACACACTAAAGGATGCTATTTTTTACGGTTCGCCTTGGTTCAGTTGGGTTATTGCTTCAGGGTTGGTCGGGTTGATTATTGGCCTGCTAACCTCCAGAATAGCCATCCATGATGGAGAATTTGGCAAGAGGGAACTCATCCGCTTTAACCTAGCTCAAATTGCGGCGAATGCAGTGGCCTGGTTCATCGTAGCGCCGGTACTGGATATTCTCATTTATGCGGAACCTGCTAATAAAGTGTTTACGCAAGGGTTAATTGCTGGAGCAGCGAATATAGTGACGGTAGCGATAATTGGCTCCTTGCTGGCGGTCGCTTATGCCAAAACAAGAACGAAACAAGGAAGCTTGAGTAAGGAAGCTTGAGTAAGGAAGCTTAATTTAGTCCACTCTAGATCCTCTACAAATCAAATCACTAGAAAAGTCGGTAGATACTACCGGCTTTTCTCTTTTGCACATATGGCATAGATCATCAGGGGAGGAAGGTTAAATATGAAAAAAGCGGTCATTGAATTCGTGGATTTCAGTTTTCAATACCGGGCTCAGAAGGAGCCTACTCTCCACGGTATTACTCTAACGATAACAGAAGGAGAGAAAGTGCTTATTGTCGGGCCGTCCGGTTCAGGCAAAAGTACGCTGGCCCACTGCATCAACGGCTTAATTCCCTTTGCCTATGCAGGAGAAATGACGGGCTTGCTGCGGATTATGGGGCAGGAGCAGAAGGAGATGAGCATCGCCGAGCTGTCTGACCGGGTTGGAACTGTACTGCAAGACCCGGATGGGCAGTTTGTCGGCTTAACCGTCGGCGAGGATATTGCATTCAGGCTGGAGAATGATGCAATCCCACAGGCAGAGATGCTGGAGAAGGTATCTGCTGCGGCAATAGCTGTCGATATTTCTGAATTTCTGTCATCTTCCCCGCAGGAATTGTCAGGCGGACAAAAGCAAAAAACGACATTAGGCGGAGTGCTTGTGGGGGAGGTTGATATCCTGCTGTTCGATGAGCCGCTAGCAAGTCTAGATCCGTATACTGGGAAAAAGGCGATTGAACTCATTGACCGAGTGCACAGGGAAAGCGGTACAACAGTCATTATTATCGAGCACCGGCTTGAAGAGGTTCTCCATCGGTCGGTCGACCGCATTATTGTAATAGATGAAGGACGTATTGTCGCCGATCTGCCGGCTGCCGAGCTGTTGAGCGCCGATCTGCTTAGTACAGCAGGTATCCGGGAGCCACTGTATCTAACGGCGCTGAAATATGCGGGCTGCATCATTACTCCGGACATAAATCCGCAGCATATCGATGATATCCGGCTCGATGACTATACTGGCAAGCTCAAGCAATGGTATGAGGACAACAATGTCCAGCCGAAAATCACTGAATACCCAGCTCTGCTTGAATTGCGGAACGTCTCGTTCGGTTATGAGAAGAATCGGCCAGTGCTTCAGGAGCTCTCGCTGCGCATCGGCAAAGGAGAGATGCTGAGCATCGCTGGGCGGAATGGAGCTGGGAAATCTACCTTATCCAAGCTCATTTGTGGATTCTATCGGCCTACATCGGGAACGATCTGGATGAACGGACGGGATATTGGCCCGGATTCGATTAAGGAGCGCGCGGATCGGATTGGTTTTGTGATGCAGAATCCGAACCATATGATCTCTAAGACGCTCCTGTATGATGAGGTTGCGCTAGGGCTTGTACTGCGGGGGGCTTCGGCGGAACATATCCGTGACAGGGTGCATGCTATTCTGAAGGTGTGCGGGCTATATGCTTTTCGCAGCTGGCCGATTTCGGCGCTAAGTTATGGTCAGAAGAAACGTGTCACGATTGCCTCAATTTTGGTGCTGGAGCCGGAAATAATTATTTTGGACGAACCAACTGCTGCTCAGGATTATCGGCATTATAATGAAATGATGGAGTTCCTGCTCACACTGGTCAGCCAAGGCATGACGGTGATGATGATCACCCATGATATGCACCTAATGCTGGAATATGCTGAACGGACCATTGTACTCGCAGACGGTGTGAAGCTTGCGGATGATAGTCCGGAGCGGGTGCTTGGCGACACGGAAGTCGTGCGAAGTGCCCATTTGAAAGAAACCTCGCTATTTACATTAGCTTTGAGAGCCGGAGTGGAACAGCCAAGCGAGTTCGTTAGGCGCTTTATTGCGTATGACAGGAGGGTCCGGGGCAGATGAAAGCCAATATGCTAACATTCACGAAGCAGGATTCACCGATTCATCGCCTCACAGGTGCTACCAAGCTGATTATTTTTGTAGTCTGGTCTGTGGCCGCGATGATTACATACGATACCAGGTGTTTGGCAGTGATGCTGGTATTTAGTCTATTTCCATTTATACTCTCCAAGGTTAAATTTCGGGACTATGCGTTTGTATTATCTTTGATTTTGCTCTTTTTTCTGTTAAATCAACTGGCCATCTTTATCTTTTCACCTTTGGAGGGAGTGCGTATTTATGGTTCGCGCCATGATATCGTTCATCTTGCAGGCAGGTACACCTTGACGTGGGAGCAACTGTTCTATCAATTCAATATTGCGCTAAAATATGCTGTAGTCCTTCCAATGGCGCTGCTTTTTCTGCTGACCACGGACCCCAGTGAATTTGCCGCCTCGTTAAACCGGCTGGGAGTAAACTATAAGATTGCTTATTCTGTGTCGCTTGCCCTGCGATATATTCCAGATGTTCAACGCGATTATGAGAACATATCGTTCTCTGCCCAGGCGCGCGGGATTGATATTTCCCGTAAAGAAAAGCTGTCCAGACGGGTGAAGAACATCATCTCGATTCTTATGCCCTTAATTCTAACCAGTATCGAGCGGATAGATAAGATTAGCACGGCCATGGAGCTGCGCGGCTTCGGACGCAAAACAAAACGAACCTGGTATAAGACCCGTCCATTCTCAAGTCAGGATTATATCGCTTTGGGACTAATCGCCTTGATTGCTATCGCCTCGACTGTGATTACATTTCACGATGGATCGCGGTTTTATAACATCTTTGAACCCAATTGAAGTATAATAGTACAGCGATAGCGTGAACATAAGGGTTAAGTCTGAAGACGTTTTTCCAGCCTAGACCATATAGGCAGATAGCATAAAGGCAGTGCTATAACTGAGCAGGCTACATTAAAAATAGTCTGGGAGTGGGCAATCTGCGAGGCTGGGCCGCCGCCGAGCCATGATGATATGTTGTGCAGCTGCGCGGTAAAGGGCAAGAAGAGCAGCGCGCCGCCAACGTTCAGCGCTACATGCGACCAGGCGACGAAGACGCCGGAAGGTGAGCCGCCGATCGAGGCGAGGACAGCTGTGACGCAGGTGCCAATATTGGCACCAAGTACGATGGCGATGCCGAGCTCTGGCGGCATCGCCCCGGAAGCGGCTACGCCCATGGCCATGGCGATGACCGCAGCGCTGCTATGCAGCAGGGCGGTTAGGCAGGCACCGGCGGCGAGTCCCCACAGCACGCTGGTAGCGGCGTGGTTCAAGAACCATTCGAATAGGCCGCTGCTCTGCAAGGCGGGGCCGATCGATTGCATTACAGCGATGCCCCATAGGACAAGCGCGAACCCGGCAACAGCCAGGCAGATGAACTGGAGGGGTTCGGCGATTCGCCGGCAGGCGGTTGACCGTGAGGCATTCAGCGGCAGCTCGCCAGCGATGACCGCCGCCGCCCACAGACTGAGTGAGGCGGCCAGCAGTGGAGAAGCTGCGGAGCTGATCTGCAGGCCGATTAGCTCCGTGGTCAGGCAGGTCCCGATATTGCTGCCCAGAATGATGCCAAGCGTACGGGCATAGGTAAGCAGCCCGGCATTAACCATGCCGATCGTCAACACGGTTACGGCTGTACTGCTCTGCAGCAGGGCTGACATCAGGCTGCTGGCGATCAAACCTTTTAACGGCGTGGCGGTTGCCAGGTTAAGACTTTTTCTCAGCAGCGGACCTGCCACTCTGGCCATTGCGGCTTCCAGCAGCTTCATACCAGCCAGAAAAATGATAAGACCATATAAGACAGGGAACAGCAGATCACGGATCATAGGGACAGACTCCTTTATGAACGAGGGTTGTACACCAATATATGATTGTAGTACAAGGGACATGTATAAACCATTTTTATAAGAATAGGGAGTTGAAGTTATTGGCATCAGTTACTTTAGAACGCAATCGCAAGAAGAGACTGGAGCAGGCCCATCCTTGGGTCTTTGCAGGTGAAATAGCATCGGTAGATGGAAGTCCGGAGGATGGCGGACTGGTGGATGTGCTTAATCATCAGGGGCGTTTTCTCGCTGTGGGATATTACAATACTTCTTCGCAGATCCGGGTGAGAATTGTCTCCCAAGCGCCGCTGGCGGCAATGGATACAGCCTTTTTCGCGGAACGGTTTACAAATTGTCACCAGCACCGAAATCGTTTTTTGCCAGGTGCAGATGCGTACCGTTTGGTCTATGGGGAAGCGGATTTTCTGCCGGGACTGATAGTTGATCGTTTTGGCGACATTCTTGTTGTGCAGCTGCTGACGCTCGGGATGGACAAGCACCGCGCCGAGATTGTGGAGGCGTTGGTTCAAGTCATGGCTCCACGCGGCATTTATGAGCGCAGTGATGTGAGCGTGCGTGAGCTGGAGGGTCTGGAGCAGACGACCGGCGTGCTGTACGGGGAGTGTCCCCGCCACGTTACGATAAGCGAAAATGGCTTGAAGCTGATCGTTGATATCGAAGAGGGACAAAAGACGGGTTACTTTTTTGACCAGCGCGAGAATAGAGCCTCTATCGCTCCACTTATGCAAGGCTGGGGTGGGCGCAGCGGGATTACCCTGCAGAAAATTGCTACAGAGGACGGCTCGTTGCAGATTCTGCCGGTTAACAAGAGTGGCAAACATGTCACTTTCCCTTATTGGGATGGGGCGACGGTGCTGGAATGCTTCTCGCACACCGGCAGCTTCACGCTGCACGCCTGCAAGTATGGTGCCAAGAAGGTAACCTGCCTAGATGTTTCGGCGCATGCCATCGAGAGCGCCAAGGTCAATGTGGAGTTGAATGGATACAGCGATCGTGTGGAGTTTGTGGTAGATGATGCTTTTGCTTACCTGCGCAACCACGTGAAGGGGATTGAGGAGCGTTCGGAGCGGGCAACGGCCACCACAGTTGCGAATGAATCTGACTCTGCAACAGGAGCAGTGAACACTCCTTCCAAATTCAAAGGGCCAGCAAAAGCGGATACCTCCAAGCCGATGACGGCTGGCGGCGGACGGACCTGGGATGTAGTTATCTTGGACCCTCCTGCTTTTGCCAAGGCCAAAGGTGCGGTGGCAGGGGCTGTGCGCGGCTACAAGGACATTAATCTGCATGGCATGAAGCTGGTGAATGAGGGTGGTTATCTTGTCACTGCAAGCTGCTCGTACCATATGCAGCCAGAGCTGTTTCTGGAGACCATCGCGGACGCAGCGAAGGATGCTGGCAAGATATTGCGATTGATCGAATGGCGGGCCGCTGGCAAGGACCATCCGCAGATTCTCGGCGTCGAAGAGGGGCATTATTTGAAGTTTGCTATATTTGAAGTGCGGAGTAAAAATAAATAAAGCTGAAACACGATTGAAGAGTCTCTGTGTTGAGACTCTTCTTTTTTTTGGGGATATTAGCAGGCGTAGTAAGCTTCTTGTCGTACATAATATGACTCCCATGCTACTTTATCAGCGGTCAGAAGAACCCTCTGAACCTTAGCGTCATGATTCGCGATGGATCAAGTGCTGATTTTGGTTTTGAAGCAAATATAGGTCAGGATTATATGTTTCACACAATAACTTATCCTTCTATTTCTCTGAGATAGACGGGTAGCGTTCATAAAGGGTGGCAAAGCTGTTTCTTTATATTTAAC comes from Paenibacillus sp. 19GGS1-52 and encodes:
- a CDS encoding RsmE family RNA methyltransferase — protein: MQRYFVTPEQFNDSTVRIDGEDARHIAKVMRGKAGDKLIVSDGISREALVEIAIIEIGEVTVNILEALEMTHEPRVKITVAQSLPKADKMETVIQKCTEIGAVSFIPFLSERTIVQYDERKESKRLERWRKICKEAAEQAHRNIVPEVSAPLTWKKLLQSFGEFDAVYFCYEKEEGMQLRSAAAPWVSALSPKSSGKVMIVVGPEGGFSPEECLGAEEAGALSVGLGRRILRCETAGMVAAACILYESGEMGGA
- a CDS encoding class I SAM-dependent rRNA methyltransferase; the encoded protein is MASVTLERNRKKRLEQAHPWVFAGEIASVDGSPEDGGLVDVLNHQGRFLAVGYYNTSSQIRVRIVSQAPLAAMDTAFFAERFTNCHQHRNRFLPGADAYRLVYGEADFLPGLIVDRFGDILVVQLLTLGMDKHRAEIVEALVQVMAPRGIYERSDVSVRELEGLEQTTGVLYGECPRHVTISENGLKLIVDIEEGQKTGYFFDQRENRASIAPLMQGWGGRSGITLQKIATEDGSLQILPVNKSGKHVTFPYWDGATVLECFSHTGSFTLHACKYGAKKVTCLDVSAHAIESAKVNVELNGYSDRVEFVVDDAFAYLRNHVKGIEERSERATATTVANESDSATGAVNTPSKFKGPAKADTSKPMTAGGGRTWDVVILDPPAFAKAKGAVAGAVRGYKDINLHGMKLVNEGGYLVTASCSYHMQPELFLETIADAAKDAGKILRLIEWRAAGKDHPQILGVEEGHYLKFAIFEVRSKNK
- a CDS encoding ECF-type riboflavin transporter substrate-binding protein — translated: MGKHKALSIKTIVAIGIGSALFVILGRFGSIPSGVPNTNIETTYALLALFALLYGPVAGVLIGLIGHTLKDAIFYGSPWFSWVIASGLVGLIIGLLTSRIAIHDGEFGKRELIRFNLAQIAANAVAWFIVAPVLDILIYAEPANKVFTQGLIAGAANIVTVAIIGSLLAVAYAKTRTKQGSLSKEA
- a CDS encoding Na/Pi symporter is translated as MIRDLLFPVLYGLIIFLAGMKLLEAAMARVAGPLLRKSLNLATATPLKGLIASSLMSALLQSSTAVTVLTIGMVNAGLLTYARTLGIILGSNIGTCLTTELIGLQISSAASPLLAASLSLWAAAVIAGELPLNASRSTACRRIAEPLQFICLAVAGFALVLWGIAVMQSIGPALQSSGLFEWFLNHAATSVLWGLAAGACLTALLHSSAAVIAMAMGVAASGAMPPELGIAIVLGANIGTCVTAVLASIGGSPSGVFVAWSHVALNVGGALLFLPFTAQLHNISSWLGGGPASQIAHSQTIFNVACSVIALPLCYLPIWSRLEKRLQT
- a CDS encoding Ig-like domain-containing protein, coding for MTVYRKMTKLLLIMILLATAVFPVSVLAATGDVNSIEFDSSAKVELIVGQTPKQLKVYASVEGSSSKKDVTASTVWSSSKSNVVQVVNGQLTPLVSGTAIITATYKDALTSVEVSVTYPYKELKLVPSSTGNYKLGDDEDQLLVKASALGGKSETTDNDVTADADWSSSNTNVLSITAGKITLAGEGTATITAKYRGLTATYKATVQLPYSAIELKEIVKGTIVKELEMLNGDNPLQLSAVTQISAVNAVSEDITKKAEWNSSNVAVATVKEGLIKVLSSGKTVISVNYLGISASVDVYVRAPFEAMLLTPSGDHSLFMGESLEVEADVRDAANSTKPVSKEAVWSSDNQLAATATVAADGLSAVIAAKAVGTTTIKAEYKGVNKTFKLTVYPTITALEAEKNEKTDKTDQELYKADSVSLPKVNGTKLDETKLDLSQEITWTSSNVDVALVKDGKLVAVSAGTASITGRLKGGDVSAPLAAIRSQSVEIKVTVKDKVLILIGPEDNLGLVTGEEEALPTIQAIMENGEERDVTGTIEWTLTGTTAVIKQTTTGKVIKGLVKGSASLKGTYANMTISIPVTIEQKVVKLVVEPATLEMNIKGSKSIKVTGTYSTGKTANFSGGMNWNSSNPEVATVTGTSVKAVAEGTTTLTGSYQGIAATVKITVVPKLTKVTVSETRLKLASGYTKTVVVTALYDTGKEVIVTDNVIWTSSKPSVAKVNASGSITAVSKGTASIKGKFDSKTVTVSVTVN
- the mtaB gene encoding tRNA (N(6)-L-threonylcarbamoyladenosine(37)-C(2))-methylthiotransferase MtaB — protein: MSSVAFYTLGCKVNFYDTEAIWQLFKNEGYEQVDFEGPADVYLINTCTVTNTGDKKSRQMIRRAVRRNPEAIVAVTGCYAQTSPGEILDIPGVDLVIGNQDRDQIMTHVKNIQATRQPVNAVRNIMKTREFEEMDVPGFADRTRAFMKIQDGCNNFCTFCIIPWSRGLSRSRDPKSIITQAKQLVAAGYKEFVLTGIHTGGYGDDLENYRLSDLLWELDQVEGLERVRISSIEASQIDEKLLEVLNRSTKMCRHLHIPLQAGHNEVLKAMHRKYTTEEYYAKIGLIRQAMPDVGITTDVIVGFPGETDEMFRAGYDFMKAVGFSEMHVFPYSKRTGTPAARMDHQIDEEIKNDRVQQLIDLSEEMQLTYARTFVGQTVSVIAERSAKGAPGRAVQHGFSDNYLQILFNGDDSLQGELCQIKITEAGVNECRGELVGISHDSLQTSAG
- a CDS encoding ABC transporter ATP-binding protein, coding for MKKAVIEFVDFSFQYRAQKEPTLHGITLTITEGEKVLIVGPSGSGKSTLAHCINGLIPFAYAGEMTGLLRIMGQEQKEMSIAELSDRVGTVLQDPDGQFVGLTVGEDIAFRLENDAIPQAEMLEKVSAAAIAVDISEFLSSSPQELSGGQKQKTTLGGVLVGEVDILLFDEPLASLDPYTGKKAIELIDRVHRESGTTVIIIEHRLEEVLHRSVDRIIVIDEGRIVADLPAAELLSADLLSTAGIREPLYLTALKYAGCIITPDINPQHIDDIRLDDYTGKLKQWYEDNNVQPKITEYPALLELRNVSFGYEKNRPVLQELSLRIGKGEMLSIAGRNGAGKSTLSKLICGFYRPTSGTIWMNGRDIGPDSIKERADRIGFVMQNPNHMISKTLLYDEVALGLVLRGASAEHIRDRVHAILKVCGLYAFRSWPISALSYGQKKRVTIASILVLEPEIIILDEPTAAQDYRHYNEMMEFLLTLVSQGMTVMMITHDMHLMLEYAERTIVLADGVKLADDSPERVLGDTEVVRSAHLKETSLFTLALRAGVEQPSEFVRRFIAYDRRVRGR
- a CDS encoding energy-coupling factor transporter transmembrane component T, whose protein sequence is MKANMLTFTKQDSPIHRLTGATKLIIFVVWSVAAMITYDTRCLAVMLVFSLFPFILSKVKFRDYAFVLSLILLFFLLNQLAIFIFSPLEGVRIYGSRHDIVHLAGRYTLTWEQLFYQFNIALKYAVVLPMALLFLLTTDPSEFAASLNRLGVNYKIAYSVSLALRYIPDVQRDYENISFSAQARGIDISRKEKLSRRVKNIISILMPLILTSIERIDKISTAMELRGFGRKTKRTWYKTRPFSSQDYIALGLIALIAIASTVITFHDGSRFYNIFEPN
- a CDS encoding NUDIX domain-containing protein; amino-acid sequence: MVYKEISAGGVVYRKGNSGLEIQLIVDRYGKVALPKGKMEVGETVEETALREILEETGTIGVVIAPVDIIKYTYHHPVHGKVDKEVHYFLVEATGGVTEAQLAEISAVEWHEPLNAWARGTSNSYSNNIHILRKALTLLGIKVL